In Candidatus Methylomirabilis limnetica, the following are encoded in one genomic region:
- a CDS encoding prephenate dehydrogenase yields MTVASRIEPPGAAASSSSPLVQRLAIIGLGLIGASVGLACRARGLAGEIRGADEDPDHCAQAVALGVVDWAAADAAVAVEGADIVLLAVPVGAMEPTIKRIVPHLDSGAVVTDVGSVKGLVAAVMERLLPGGNGVPGHPITGREKSGPHAASAELFVGSKCVLTPSASTDPAAVLRVRTLWRAIGSEVLEMSPTRHDDIFAAVSHLPHVVSYALMGAMLDLADGGDDLREFAAGGLKDFTRVAMSHPVMWRDICLANRQPILKMIGQFQAALDHLTVMINAEDGEGLYRQFASAKAYREGFGNGNDGDDRKRTA; encoded by the coding sequence GTGACGGTAGCGTCAAGGATCGAGCCGCCTGGCGCTGCTGCCTCGTCGTCTTCACCACTCGTACAGCGACTTGCGATCATTGGCCTGGGCCTGATCGGTGCAAGTGTGGGGCTGGCTTGTCGCGCCCGCGGTCTGGCCGGAGAGATTCGTGGAGCCGACGAAGATCCGGACCATTGTGCGCAGGCCGTCGCGCTGGGTGTGGTGGACTGGGCCGCCGCGGACGCCGCGGTCGCTGTAGAAGGGGCCGACATCGTACTTCTGGCCGTGCCGGTAGGCGCGATGGAGCCGACCATTAAGCGGATTGTCCCGCATCTGGATTCCGGCGCGGTGGTGACGGATGTGGGGAGCGTGAAGGGGTTAGTGGCAGCAGTGATGGAGCGGTTACTGCCAGGCGGCAATGGAGTGCCAGGCCACCCGATTACCGGGCGGGAGAAGTCCGGGCCGCACGCGGCGTCGGCCGAGCTGTTCGTTGGTAGCAAGTGCGTGCTTACCCCGAGCGCCTCTACCGATCCTGCCGCCGTCCTGCGGGTACGCACCCTGTGGAGGGCCATAGGATCAGAGGTGCTGGAGATGAGCCCGACTCGCCATGATGATATCTTCGCGGCGGTCAGCCATCTGCCGCATGTCGTCTCGTATGCGCTGATGGGAGCGATGCTCGATTTAGCTGATGGCGGCGATGATCTGCGAGAATTCGCGGCAGGCGGTCTGAAAGATTTCACGCGAGTGGCCATGAGCCATCCGGTCATGTGGCGCGATATCTGCCTGGCGAATCGCCAACCGATCCTGAAGATGATCGGACAATTCCAGGCTGCCCTTGACCACCTGACTGTGATGATCAACGCCGAAGACGGGGAAGGGCTCTACCGGCAATTTGCGAGCGCCAAGGCCTATCGAGAGGGTTTTGGGAATGGCAATGATGGCGATGATCGTAAGCGCACAGCTTAG
- the hflX gene encoding GTPase HflX: protein MAMMAMIVSAQLSDRRERALLVGIHCKRDPRWEAEDSLVELARLAESAGALVAGTILQDRNAPDPRYLIGKGKAQEIKAEWSGKIDLLVIDEELSGSQQRSLEELTGCKTVDRPLLILDIFAQRARSREGKLQVELAQLDYLLPRLVGRGVELSRLGGGIGTRGPGETQLETDRRTIRRRMAKIRDELTKVRRHRALLRRPRKRHAIPIVALVGYTNAGKSTLFNALTHSDVRTNDALFVTLDPILRRVTTADGFSFLLSDTVGFIRRLPAQLVTAFKATLEELNEADLLLHVIDASHPQMMEQKQAVDAILGDLGLSDKPIIEALNKVDLLANGIAPSFVSGKSAFPRVACSALTGYGMDRLRQVVQEKLTPATDHAPIEAAVAWPCR, encoded by the coding sequence ATGGCAATGATGGCGATGATCGTAAGCGCACAGCTTAGTGACCGAAGGGAACGGGCACTACTGGTAGGGATACATTGCAAGCGCGACCCCAGATGGGAGGCCGAGGACTCGCTCGTCGAGCTTGCCCGGCTGGCGGAGTCGGCTGGGGCCCTTGTGGCGGGAACGATCCTGCAAGACCGGAACGCACCGGACCCGCGCTATCTGATCGGGAAGGGCAAGGCGCAGGAGATCAAGGCGGAGTGGAGTGGGAAGATCGATCTGCTGGTGATTGATGAGGAGTTGTCTGGCTCGCAGCAGCGAAGCCTGGAGGAACTGACCGGCTGCAAGACCGTCGATCGCCCCTTGCTCATCCTGGACATCTTCGCCCAGCGCGCGAGGAGCCGGGAGGGTAAGCTCCAGGTGGAGCTGGCTCAGCTCGACTACCTGCTGCCGCGCCTCGTCGGGCGAGGGGTTGAGCTGTCGCGCCTTGGCGGCGGAATCGGGACCCGTGGTCCAGGCGAAACCCAGTTGGAGACCGACCGTCGGACGATCCGCCGACGAATGGCGAAGATCCGGGATGAGCTCACCAAGGTCCGTCGGCATCGGGCCCTCTTGCGGCGGCCTAGAAAGCGTCATGCGATCCCGATCGTGGCCCTGGTCGGCTACACCAATGCCGGCAAGTCGACGCTCTTCAATGCCCTCACGCACTCGGATGTTCGGACCAACGACGCGCTCTTTGTGACGCTTGATCCCATCCTGCGTCGGGTCACCACGGCCGACGGATTCAGCTTTCTGCTCTCCGATACCGTGGGGTTCATCCGGCGCCTCCCCGCGCAATTGGTGACGGCGTTCAAGGCCACACTGGAGGAACTCAACGAGGCCGATCTTCTGCTGCACGTGATCGACGCCAGCCATCCCCAGATGATGGAGCAGAAGCAAGCCGTAGACGCGATCTTGGGCGATCTCGGCCTCTCGGACAAGCCGATCATTGAGGCCTTGAACAAGGTCGATCTTTTGGCGAACGGGATTGCGCCATCCTTTGTGTCCGGCAAGAGCGCATTCCCCCGGGTGGCGTGCTCCGCTCTGACCGGGTATGGTATGGATCGTCTGCGACAGGTAGTCCAAGAGAAGCTGACGCCCGCGACGGATCATGCCCCGATAGAAGCGGCTGTTGCGTGGCCCTGTCGCTGA
- the pgsA gene encoding CDP-diacylglycerol--glycerol-3-phosphate 3-phosphatidyltransferase, producing the protein MALSLMNLANSLTIFRILMAPVISILMVYKYWRLGLAIFVLAGITDALDGFIARSRSQGTELGMILDPLADKLLLFATFMTLVYLHQIPKWLFIIAVSRDLIVVGGFLVIYIVKGKATVSVSWIGKCTTGLQMLTVLATLISRVAGGVEPYVPGLIYLTAAVTIVSGLDYLRRGTMVLNS; encoded by the coding sequence GTGGCCCTGTCGCTGATGAATCTTGCCAATAGCCTCACGATCTTCAGGATCCTGATGGCGCCTGTCATCTCGATCTTGATGGTCTACAAGTACTGGCGACTTGGTTTGGCGATCTTTGTGCTGGCAGGGATCACCGACGCCCTGGATGGTTTCATCGCGCGTTCGAGGTCCCAGGGGACAGAGCTGGGGATGATCCTGGATCCGCTGGCCGACAAGCTGCTGCTCTTTGCCACTTTCATGACGCTGGTATACCTGCACCAGATCCCCAAGTGGCTCTTCATCATTGCCGTCAGCCGGGACCTGATAGTGGTTGGCGGTTTCCTGGTTATCTACATCGTCAAAGGCAAGGCAACGGTCTCTGTCTCCTGGATAGGGAAGTGTACGACAGGTCTGCAAATGCTGACCGTGCTGGCGACGCTCATTTCCCGTGTGGCCGGCGGGGTAGAGCCCTACGTGCCGGGGCTTATCTATCTTACGGCAGCGGTCACGATTGTGTCCGGGCTCGATTACCTCAGGCGAGGCACGATGGTACTCAACTCATGA
- the der gene encoding ribosome biogenesis GTPase Der, producing MPLPVVTIVGRPNVGKSTLFNRLVGGRRAIVLDKPGVTRDRQYAPIEWKGCAFLLGDTGGFEPGVKSGLAVQVLAQVQMAVQEAALIVFVVDAREGLTPLDEEIARALRHDVRARIVVVPNKVDRPTHEVLASEFFRMGFDEICPVSAEHGLGVAELCDLIVEALPQTDVAPEEKAIRVAVVGRPNVGKSSLVNALLGQERVIVSEQAGTTRDAIDTPFAYNDTPYILIDTAGLRSRSKVHEPLERFSVARALRAIERSDVALILVDAQVGITDQDAKIAAYVQDTGSSAILVANKWDLMPPGADARQEFTLQIRDQLRHLDYAPIAFVSALSGYQVLTLLPLLQTVAQWRSHRVPTPQINELIGEATRKYPPPAHGKRPVRFSYATQAANPPPTFLLFVSDPSGVRVPYRRYLVNQLRAAYAFIGAPIRLVLKGKSGK from the coding sequence ATGCCCCTTCCTGTGGTCACGATCGTTGGTCGGCCCAATGTGGGCAAATCGACCCTGTTCAACCGGCTGGTGGGCGGGCGAAGGGCGATTGTACTCGACAAGCCAGGCGTAACCAGAGACCGGCAGTACGCGCCGATCGAGTGGAAAGGCTGCGCGTTCCTGCTCGGTGATACCGGGGGGTTCGAGCCGGGCGTCAAAAGCGGTCTGGCGGTTCAGGTGCTCGCCCAGGTCCAGATGGCGGTCCAGGAGGCCGCCCTCATCGTCTTTGTGGTTGATGCCCGCGAGGGGCTGACCCCGCTGGACGAGGAGATCGCCAGGGCGCTTCGGCACGATGTACGCGCCCGTATAGTCGTAGTGCCGAATAAGGTCGATCGGCCCACCCACGAGGTTTTGGCGTCTGAATTCTTTCGGATGGGATTCGACGAAATCTGCCCGGTCTCCGCCGAGCATGGCCTGGGCGTTGCGGAGCTCTGCGACCTGATCGTCGAGGCGCTGCCGCAGACAGATGTCGCACCCGAGGAGAAAGCCATCCGTGTGGCGGTGGTCGGTCGCCCGAATGTGGGAAAATCATCGCTGGTCAACGCGCTGTTGGGGCAGGAGCGTGTCATCGTGAGCGAGCAGGCGGGCACAACGAGGGATGCGATCGACACCCCGTTTGCCTACAATGACACCCCGTACATCCTGATCGACACCGCAGGACTCCGGTCGCGAAGCAAGGTCCACGAGCCATTGGAGCGGTTCAGTGTGGCGAGGGCGCTCAGGGCCATTGAGCGGAGCGACGTCGCCTTAATCCTGGTGGACGCGCAAGTAGGGATCACAGACCAGGACGCTAAGATTGCCGCCTACGTCCAGGATACCGGAAGCAGCGCCATCCTTGTCGCGAATAAGTGGGACCTGATGCCGCCTGGCGCCGATGCCCGGCAAGAGTTCACGCTGCAGATTCGCGATCAACTGAGGCACCTGGATTACGCACCTATCGCATTCGTCTCGGCCCTCAGCGGCTATCAAGTGCTCACGCTGTTGCCTCTGCTTCAGACCGTCGCGCAGTGGCGTTCACACCGGGTACCAACCCCCCAGATCAACGAACTCATCGGTGAGGCGACCCGGAAGTACCCCCCGCCTGCCCACGGTAAGCGTCCTGTTAGATTTAGCTATGCTACACAAGCCGCCAATCCTCCCCCAACCTTTCTGCTCTTCGTGAGCGACCCTAGCGGTGTACGGGTCCCCTACCGGCGCTATCTGGTCAACCAACTTCGGGCAGCGTACGCATTTATCGGCGCACCGATCCGCCTGGTCTTAAAAGGCAAGAGCGGCAAATGA
- a CDS encoding cobalamin-independent methionine synthase II family protein, with protein MPIPTEPIGSVPRQRELQEAMQAFAAGTLSAEKLDTLFDEAVRETIEQFEATGSPIITDGEQTKPSFATYPLAGLDNLAPDGMIIPFEDGHTRQLPRLIRGPFRYGAYAGSCLPRAKKFASKPLKQAVISASAMSLLYPADGIDGYPQAQFLDDLVRHAVADIRGCFDNGAYDVQIDFTEARLAIKLDSSKRLLQQFIDLNNRVLSHFTAEDRQRIGVHTCPGGDHDSTHSADVDYGELIPLLMTLDVGCFYMQMASERHPERALRVICEHLKPHQRIYVGVINVIDEEVESAETVRDRVLMAAEYIPVAQLGTTDDCGFSPFSDDIATARVTAFAKIQARVRGSELAAEQIGV; from the coding sequence ATGCCTATTCCCACTGAACCGATTGGTAGCGTGCCGCGCCAGCGGGAGTTGCAAGAAGCGATGCAGGCCTTCGCGGCAGGGACGCTTTCGGCTGAGAAATTGGATACCCTCTTCGATGAGGCGGTCCGCGAAACCATCGAGCAGTTCGAAGCCACCGGTTCTCCTATCATCACCGACGGCGAACAGACCAAGCCAAGTTTCGCCACCTATCCCTTGGCCGGCCTGGACAATCTTGCCCCTGATGGCATGATTATCCCTTTTGAGGATGGTCATACGCGCCAACTGCCGCGTCTGATCAGGGGGCCATTCCGTTATGGCGCCTATGCCGGATCGTGTCTGCCCCGTGCCAAAAAGTTTGCCTCCAAGCCCCTGAAGCAGGCGGTCATTTCGGCGTCCGCCATGTCGCTGCTCTATCCGGCTGATGGGATCGACGGTTACCCGCAGGCGCAATTCCTGGACGATTTAGTGCGGCACGCCGTTGCCGATATCCGCGGTTGTTTCGACAACGGCGCCTACGATGTGCAAATTGACTTCACGGAGGCGCGGCTTGCGATCAAGCTGGATTCTTCTAAGCGCTTGTTGCAGCAGTTTATTGACCTCAACAATCGGGTGCTTTCCCACTTCACAGCGGAGGATCGGCAACGCATCGGCGTGCATACCTGCCCCGGCGGTGATCACGACTCGACCCACAGCGCGGATGTGGATTATGGCGAGCTGATCCCACTCCTGATGACGCTCGATGTGGGGTGTTTCTATATGCAAATGGCCAGCGAGCGACATCCAGAACGCGCGTTGCGTGTGATCTGTGAGCATCTCAAGCCCCATCAGCGTATTTACGTGGGGGTGATTAATGTTATCGATGAGGAAGTGGAATCCGCCGAAACGGTGCGCGATCGGGTGTTGATGGCCGCTGAGTACATTCCCGTGGCCCAGCTAGGCACAACCGATGACTGCGGCTTTTCCCCATTCAGCGACGACATCGCTACCGCCCGCGTCACCGCCTTTGCCAAAATTCAGGCCCGTGTACGCGGATCAGAATTGGCCGCGGAACAGATCGGCGTTTGA
- a CDS encoding DUF2442 domain-containing protein, protein MYPSMSKVVPNEDFTLAIAFDNGEHGMLDMKPYLEFGVFRRIREYEHFKCVRVAFDTIEWDSGVDLDPEFVYGKCKMTTHA, encoded by the coding sequence ATGTACCCGTCTATGTCAAAGGTAGTTCCCAATGAAGACTTTACGCTTGCTATCGCGTTCGATAATGGCGAACACGGTATGCTTGATATGAAACCGTATCTCGAGTTTGGGGTGTTTCGAAGGATAAGAGAGTATGAGCATTTCAAGTGCGTCCGGGTTGCCTTCGACACCATTGAATGGGACAGTGGAGTTGATCTCGATCCCGAATTCGTATACGGCAAATGTAAGATGACGACCCACGCATAA
- a CDS encoding type II toxin-antitoxin system Phd/YefM family antitoxin, which yields MRTELVTTLKRQATELLSELERNKEPILITQHGVPSAYLVDVETYETLQRRMSLLEGIARGEKAVEEGRTLTHAQAKKRMNRWLK from the coding sequence ATGCGAACCGAGCTCGTCACAACACTGAAGCGCCAAGCCACAGAGCTTCTCTCCGAGCTGGAACGGAACAAGGAGCCGATCCTTATTACGCAGCACGGCGTACCAAGCGCCTACTTGGTGGACGTCGAAACCTACGAGACCTTGCAGCGTCGGATGAGTCTGCTCGAGGGAATCGCGCGTGGGGAGAAAGCTGTTGAGGAAGGGCGTACGCTCACTCATGCGCAGGCCAAGAAGCGCATGAATCGATGGCTGAAGTAA
- a CDS encoding type II toxin-antitoxin system RelE/ParE family toxin has product MAEVIWSEPALSDLDAIADYIALDNSEAAKMLVRDVFRHVGQLADHPKSGSKPQELKGWRYRQIVEPPCRIFYREEGSRVYILHAMRGERLLRPSVVATRSKVSTK; this is encoded by the coding sequence ATGGCTGAAGTAATTTGGTCCGAGCCTGCGCTTAGCGACCTGGATGCCATCGCCGACTACATCGCATTGGACAATTCGGAAGCGGCTAAGATGTTAGTTCGGGACGTATTTCGGCACGTGGGTCAGCTTGCTGATCATCCCAAGAGCGGTTCCAAGCCACAGGAACTAAAGGGGTGGCGCTACAGACAGATCGTCGAGCCGCCATGCCGGATCTTCTATCGGGAAGAGGGTTCGCGTGTCTATATTCTGCATGCCATGCGAGGCGAACGGTTGCTTCGACCTTCTGTTGTTGCAACACGCAGCAAGGTGTCAACCAAGTAA
- a CDS encoding NAD(P)/FAD-dependent oxidoreductase, which translates to MKRVVVIGAGAAGTMAAIFAASSGAETLLLERTKDGGRKILISGGGRCNILPAIVHESRFVTDSSPHTLRKMLRSWPLGEQIAFFEGEAGIPLMEEPESSKLFPQSESACDVRDRLLALARARGVLIETGALVDGLLPTGNGWQIERQGGPSLQADAVVIATGGRSVPSTGSDGLGLDIVATLGHTINRTYPALTPLTVTVRLKSDTAGSAPFAKLSGISLPVTLTAHAGTLKSTSTGGFLFTHHGYSGPAVLDVSHVAVRSRAEMDSPARLVVNWTSLNDKDWESALGPRGSRTVLNAVAAHLPRRLAEALIEFVRIDLYQPLSQLTRDERLRLIEILVRGELPWSGDEGYRKAEVTGGGVRLSEIDPETMESKIHKGLFLCGEMLDAFGPIGGYNFLWAWATGRAAGLGASHTQ; encoded by the coding sequence ATGAAGCGCGTTGTCGTAATTGGAGCAGGGGCGGCGGGGACCATGGCCGCGATCTTTGCGGCCTCTAGCGGCGCCGAGACGTTGCTCCTCGAGCGCACGAAGGACGGCGGACGCAAAATTCTCATTAGCGGGGGCGGCCGGTGCAACATTCTGCCTGCCATCGTTCATGAGTCGCGCTTCGTTACCGATTCTTCACCCCACACCCTTCGAAAGATGCTCCGCTCCTGGCCGCTAGGCGAGCAGATCGCGTTCTTCGAAGGCGAAGCCGGGATCCCCCTGATGGAAGAACCAGAGTCGTCTAAGCTGTTTCCACAATCTGAGAGTGCGTGCGATGTTCGCGACAGGTTGCTGGCGCTCGCACGTGCCAGAGGCGTCTTAATCGAGACCGGCGCGTTGGTCGACGGATTGCTCCCTACTGGCAACGGCTGGCAGATCGAGCGGCAGGGAGGACCTTCTCTGCAGGCCGATGCCGTCGTTATCGCCACGGGGGGCCGCTCCGTCCCCAGCACGGGAAGCGATGGCCTTGGGCTCGATATCGTCGCGACGCTGGGACACACGATCAACCGAACCTACCCCGCGCTGACTCCGCTGACGGTGACGGTCCGGCTAAAGTCGGACACTGCGGGTAGCGCGCCGTTCGCCAAGCTCTCGGGAATCTCGCTGCCGGTCACACTAACCGCCCACGCGGGAACCTTGAAGTCCACGTCGACAGGAGGATTTCTTTTCACCCATCACGGCTACAGCGGGCCCGCCGTACTCGATGTGTCTCATGTTGCCGTGCGCTCACGCGCCGAGATGGACTCTCCCGCACGTCTCGTTGTGAACTGGACGTCATTGAACGATAAGGATTGGGAATCGGCTCTCGGTCCACGTGGTTCTCGAACGGTGTTGAACGCTGTGGCGGCTCATTTACCTCGTCGACTCGCCGAAGCGCTGATCGAGTTCGTCAGGATTGATCTCTATCAACCACTCTCGCAACTGACCCGCGATGAGCGGCTCCGTCTCATCGAAATCCTCGTGCGCGGTGAACTACCGTGGTCGGGAGACGAGGGGTACAGGAAAGCCGAAGTCACCGGCGGTGGCGTGCGTCTGTCGGAGATCGATCCGGAGACGATGGAAAGCAAGATTCACAAGGGTTTGTTTCTGTGCGGCGAGATGCTCGACGCTTTCGGACCGATCGGCGGCTACAACTTCCTCTGGGCGTGGGCGACGGGGCGCGCGGCCGGTCTCGGCGCATCACACACGCAATAG
- a CDS encoding ATP-binding cassette domain-containing protein produces MALVSLDHVSIAFGHVPLLDDASLQVEAGERVCVIGRNGTGKSTLLQILSGDQTPDSGSVWRQPDIGVARLVQDVPLASNRPVFDVVAEGLGNLGELVAAYHHAAVEVAERCTDISLEKLGTLQHELEKRDGWRLEQRVETVIERLDLSANAIVDTLSGGWRRRVLLARALVAQPQLLLLDEPTNHLDIEAMSWLEEFLKTYAGAVVFVTHDRVFLQNLATRIVEMDRGKLTSWPGDYETFLHKKEEWLANEAVQNDKFDKRLAEEEVWLRQGVKARRTRNEGRVRALEAMRKERAARRALIGNVRLQGEIGERSGQLVFEATGISKSFGEKAVVRDLSLRVMRGDRVGLIGPNGSGKTTLLRMLIGELTPDTGEVECGTNVQVAYYDQQREQLDPKRTVFDTVGDGNDTVTVNGRTQHIHGYLRDFLFPPERAYAKVKALSGGERNRLLLARLFTRPANVLILDEPTNDLDIETLELLESHLIEWPGTLLLVSHDRAFIDHVVTSTLVFESGGHVQEYVGGYEDWLRQRGTRETAAEPQPAIAERTAEPLVTMATRKKPTYREQKELDQLPVQIEALEREQAQLTASIADPHFYRQPADSITEALARLEILKNELHDTYARWEKLDSRITGERA; encoded by the coding sequence ATGGCACTCGTTTCGCTCGATCACGTCTCCATCGCGTTCGGACACGTCCCGCTACTCGACGACGCAAGTCTGCAGGTCGAAGCCGGCGAACGTGTGTGCGTGATCGGCCGGAACGGCACCGGCAAATCCACATTGCTCCAGATCCTCAGTGGAGATCAGACCCCCGATAGCGGCTCCGTGTGGCGACAGCCTGACATTGGGGTCGCGCGGCTCGTGCAGGATGTTCCCCTGGCGTCCAACCGGCCCGTCTTCGACGTCGTCGCGGAAGGGCTCGGCAACCTCGGCGAGTTGGTGGCCGCCTACCATCACGCGGCGGTAGAGGTGGCCGAACGATGCACCGACATCTCGCTCGAAAAGCTGGGCACGCTGCAGCATGAACTCGAAAAGCGTGACGGGTGGCGCCTTGAGCAGCGAGTGGAAACCGTGATCGAGCGTCTGGACCTCTCGGCCAATGCCATCGTCGACACCTTGTCAGGCGGCTGGCGGCGGCGCGTACTGCTGGCACGGGCGCTGGTGGCCCAGCCGCAGCTCCTTCTGCTCGACGAACCCACGAACCATCTCGACATCGAAGCCATGAGCTGGCTCGAAGAATTTCTCAAGACGTACGCAGGTGCGGTGGTGTTTGTTACCCACGACCGGGTATTTCTCCAGAATCTGGCAACACGGATCGTAGAAATGGATCGCGGCAAATTGACGTCGTGGCCAGGCGACTACGAGACCTTTCTCCACAAGAAGGAGGAATGGCTCGCGAACGAAGCCGTCCAGAACGATAAGTTCGACAAGCGTCTGGCTGAGGAAGAGGTGTGGCTTCGCCAGGGCGTGAAGGCGCGACGTACGCGGAATGAAGGGCGGGTTCGCGCACTGGAGGCCATGCGAAAGGAGCGGGCCGCCCGGCGAGCGCTGATCGGCAATGTGCGTCTGCAGGGTGAGATCGGCGAACGTTCCGGCCAGCTCGTGTTCGAGGCCACCGGTATCTCGAAGTCGTTCGGCGAAAAGGCCGTCGTCCGAGATTTGTCGTTACGTGTGATGCGCGGCGATCGTGTGGGGTTGATCGGGCCGAATGGATCAGGCAAGACGACCCTGCTTCGAATGTTGATTGGCGAACTTACGCCCGACACGGGTGAAGTTGAGTGCGGCACTAACGTCCAGGTGGCGTATTACGATCAGCAACGCGAGCAACTCGATCCCAAGCGCACGGTGTTTGACACGGTCGGTGATGGAAACGACACGGTCACGGTGAACGGTCGCACGCAGCACATCCACGGATATCTTCGCGATTTTCTGTTTCCACCTGAGCGAGCGTACGCCAAGGTAAAGGCATTGTCGGGCGGAGAGCGAAATCGCTTGCTGTTGGCACGCCTGTTCACGCGACCCGCCAACGTCCTTATCCTCGATGAGCCCACAAACGATCTCGACATCGAGACATTGGAATTGCTCGAATCGCATCTCATCGAGTGGCCGGGAACGCTGCTGCTCGTCAGCCACGATCGCGCGTTTATCGATCACGTCGTCACGAGCACGCTCGTCTTCGAAAGCGGCGGACATGTGCAGGAGTATGTCGGGGGATACGAGGACTGGCTGCGGCAGCGCGGCACCCGGGAGACGGCGGCCGAGCCGCAGCCGGCGATAGCGGAACGCACTGCGGAACCACTGGTGACGATGGCGACCCGGAAGAAACCGACGTATCGCGAGCAAAAGGAACTCGATCAGTTGCCGGTGCAGATCGAAGCCCTGGAACGGGAGCAAGCGCAATTGACCGCCTCGATCGCCGACCCCCACTTTTACCGTCAGCCGGCCGATTCCATCACAGAAGCGCTCGCGCGTCTCGAAATTCTGAAAAAT